From one Perca flavescens isolate YP-PL-M2 chromosome 4, PFLA_1.0, whole genome shotgun sequence genomic stretch:
- the bap1 gene encoding ubiquitin carboxyl-terminal hydrolase BAP1 isoform X2 encodes MNKGWLELESDPGLFTLLVEDFGIKGVQVEEIYDLQSKCQSPVYGFIFLFKWIEERRSRRKVNTLVDETSVIDEEIVNDMFFAHQLIPNSCATHALLSVLLNCSGVELGTTLSRMKAFTKGFSPESKGYAIGNAPELARAHNSHARPEPRHLPEKQNGISAVRTMEAFHFVSYVPIKDRLFELDGLKAYPIDHGPWGEEEEWTDKARRVIMERIGLATAGEPYHDIRFNLMAVVPDRRMKYESKLEILKRNRQTVLEGLQKMIRLSQPEHVHDKKQQESSSPDDSTTAIKKEADVEPVTTQGANPDESGVQSKDAPSPSGNSKVMGKPPVSTGGGPQEVTSPNHIVQRLPAFLDNHNYAKSPMQEEEDLAAGVSRSRAAGPPQPPYSDDEDDYEDDEEEVTASAGTSNRFRRKPSLRSRPGRVGAGMESQIALTVLAEKLKKEAQRKDALNTPLSVRTEGRTGGICITSASQPSPTPSNESTDTASEIGSAFNSPLRSPARSQAATRPSSPVASHLSRVLFGEDEMLRLDSRHNRAVRELGPSVSAALLHLQEDGVIYALAPSDLAADGTKRPCTPEKMKEKGKADPPSVEKERVKEGKEGPSVEVKEEESKDGGEGSKEKPNTLETAADNKPPGDKYSPKELLALLKCVEADIANYEVYLKEEVEKRKKYKIDDQRRTHNYDEFICTFISMLAQEGMLASLVEQNISVRRRQGVSIGRLHKQRKPDRRKRSRPYKAKRQ; translated from the exons atgaataaagGATGGCTGGAGCTCGAGAGTGATCCAG GACTCTTCACTTTGCTGGTTGAAGATTTTG GTATCAAAGGTGTCCAAGTAGAGGAAATTTATGATCTTCAAAGCAAGTGTCAAAG tccTGTCTATGGCTTCATCTTCCTGTTCAAGTGGATTGAGGAACGTCGATCCAGGAGGAAAGTTAACACTTTGGTGGATGAGACCTCTGTCATTGACGAGGAAATTGTAAATGATATGTTCTTTGCTCATCAG CTGATACCAAATTCATGTGCCACCCACGCTTTGTTGAGTGTGCTTCTGAACTGCAGTGGCGTTGAGCTTGGCACAACCCTTAGTCGCATGAAGGCTTTCACCAAAGGCTTTAGTCCAGAG aGTAAAGGTTACGCAATAGGAAATGCCCCAGAGCTTGCCAGAGCACATAATAGCCATGCCAG ACCGGAGCCAAGGCATCTGCCGGAGAAACAGAATGGGATCAGTGCAGTGCGGACCATGGAGGCCTTCCACTTTGTTAGCTATGTGCCCATCAAAGACCGCCTGTTTGAGCTCGATGGACTCAAGGCTTACCCCATTGACCACG GGCCctggggagaggaggaggaatggaCCGATAAAGCTCGGCGGGTTATCATGGAGAGGATTGGACTGGCCACTGCTGG TGAACCATACCATGACATTCGCTTCAACTTGATGGCAGTGGTGCCTGACCGCAGGATGAAATACGAGTCCAAACTGGAAATTCTAAAGAGGAATCGACAGACTGTTCTGGAGGGTCTACAGAAG ATGATCCGGCTCAGTCAGCCCGAGCATGTCCATGACAAGAAGCAGCAGGAGTCTTCCTCCCCTGATGATAGCACCACTGCGATCAAGAAAGAGGCAGATGTGGAGCCAGTTACAACCCAGGGCGCTAATCCAG ATGAGTCAGGAGTTCAGTCTAAGGATGCCCCTAGCCCCTCAGGAAACTCTAAGGTCATGGGCAAACCCCCAGTCTCCACAGGAGGAGGACCACAGGAAGTCACCAGTCCCAACCACATTGTTCAACGGCTGCCTGCTTTCCTGGACAACCACAACTATGCCAAGTCTCCAATGCAG GAAGAAGAGGATCTTGCTGCTGGAGTTAGTCGCTCTCGAGCGGCAGGGCCTCCCCAACCCCCATACTCCGACGATGAAGATGACTAtgaggatgatgaggaggaagtAACTGCTTCCGCAGGCACATCCAACAG GTTTAGACGGAAGCCAAGTCTGCGATCGCGACCAGGACGTGTCGGGGCTGGAATGGAGAGCCAGATTGCCCTCACTGTATTGGCTGAGAAACTGAAGAAGGAGGCCCAAAGGAAAGATGCCCTAAATACACCCCTTTCTGTACGCACAGAAGGGCGCACAGGAGGCATTTGCATTACATCTGCTTCACAGCCTTCCCCCACACCCAGCAACGAAAGCACTGACACAGCCTCTGAGATTGGCAGTGCCTTCAACTCCCCGCTGCGCTCACCCGCACGCTCCCAGGCTGCCACACGCCCATCCAGTCCAGTTGCATCCCATCTGTCTCGTGTGCTGTTCGGAGAAGATGAAATGCTGAGGCTAGACTCCAGACATAACCGCGCTGTAAGAGAACTGGGTCCCTCTGTCAGCGCAGCTTTGTTACACCTGCAGGAGGATGGAGTCATCTATGCTCTCGCTCCATCTG ATTTGGCTGCTGATGGCACAAAGCGGCCTTGCACTCCAGAAAAgatgaaagaaaaagggaaagcCGACCCCCCATCAGTAGAGAAGGAACGAGTAAAAGAGGGAAAGGAGGGACCGTCTGTGGAGGTGAAAGAAGAGGAGAGCAAAGATGGAGGAGAGGGGAGCAAGGAAAAGCCCAACACTCTGGAAACTGCTGCAGACAACAAGCCCCCTGGGGATAAGTACTCTCCCAAG GAGCTGCTCGCACTACTTAAGTGTGTGGAGGCCGACATTGCCAATTATGAGGTGTACCTAAAGGAGGAAgtagaaaagagaaagaaatacaAA ATTGATGATCAGAGGAGGACCCATAATTACGATGAGTTCATCTGCACCTTTATATCAATGCTGGCCCAAGAAG
- the bap1 gene encoding ubiquitin carboxyl-terminal hydrolase BAP1 isoform X1, whose amino-acid sequence MNKGWLELESDPGLFTLLVEDFGIKGVQVEEIYDLQSKCQSPVYGFIFLFKWIEERRSRRKVNTLVDETSVIDEEIVNDMFFAHQLIPNSCATHALLSVLLNCSGVELGTTLSRMKAFTKGFSPESKGYAIGNAPELARAHNSHARPEPRHLPEKQNGISAVRTMEAFHFVSYVPIKDRLFELDGLKAYPIDHGPWGEEEEWTDKARRVIMERIGLATAGEPYHDIRFNLMAVVPDRRMKYESKLEILKRNRQTVLEGLQKMIRLSQPEHVHDKKQQESSSPDDSTTAIKKEADVEPVTTQGANPADESGVQSKDAPSPSGNSKVMGKPPVSTGGGPQEVTSPNHIVQRLPAFLDNHNYAKSPMQEEEDLAAGVSRSRAAGPPQPPYSDDEDDYEDDEEEVTASAGTSNRFRRKPSLRSRPGRVGAGMESQIALTVLAEKLKKEAQRKDALNTPLSVRTEGRTGGICITSASQPSPTPSNESTDTASEIGSAFNSPLRSPARSQAATRPSSPVASHLSRVLFGEDEMLRLDSRHNRAVRELGPSVSAALLHLQEDGVIYALAPSDLAADGTKRPCTPEKMKEKGKADPPSVEKERVKEGKEGPSVEVKEEESKDGGEGSKEKPNTLETAADNKPPGDKYSPKELLALLKCVEADIANYEVYLKEEVEKRKKYKIDDQRRTHNYDEFICTFISMLAQEGMLASLVEQNISVRRRQGVSIGRLHKQRKPDRRKRSRPYKAKRQ is encoded by the exons atgaataaagGATGGCTGGAGCTCGAGAGTGATCCAG GACTCTTCACTTTGCTGGTTGAAGATTTTG GTATCAAAGGTGTCCAAGTAGAGGAAATTTATGATCTTCAAAGCAAGTGTCAAAG tccTGTCTATGGCTTCATCTTCCTGTTCAAGTGGATTGAGGAACGTCGATCCAGGAGGAAAGTTAACACTTTGGTGGATGAGACCTCTGTCATTGACGAGGAAATTGTAAATGATATGTTCTTTGCTCATCAG CTGATACCAAATTCATGTGCCACCCACGCTTTGTTGAGTGTGCTTCTGAACTGCAGTGGCGTTGAGCTTGGCACAACCCTTAGTCGCATGAAGGCTTTCACCAAAGGCTTTAGTCCAGAG aGTAAAGGTTACGCAATAGGAAATGCCCCAGAGCTTGCCAGAGCACATAATAGCCATGCCAG ACCGGAGCCAAGGCATCTGCCGGAGAAACAGAATGGGATCAGTGCAGTGCGGACCATGGAGGCCTTCCACTTTGTTAGCTATGTGCCCATCAAAGACCGCCTGTTTGAGCTCGATGGACTCAAGGCTTACCCCATTGACCACG GGCCctggggagaggaggaggaatggaCCGATAAAGCTCGGCGGGTTATCATGGAGAGGATTGGACTGGCCACTGCTGG TGAACCATACCATGACATTCGCTTCAACTTGATGGCAGTGGTGCCTGACCGCAGGATGAAATACGAGTCCAAACTGGAAATTCTAAAGAGGAATCGACAGACTGTTCTGGAGGGTCTACAGAAG ATGATCCGGCTCAGTCAGCCCGAGCATGTCCATGACAAGAAGCAGCAGGAGTCTTCCTCCCCTGATGATAGCACCACTGCGATCAAGAAAGAGGCAGATGTGGAGCCAGTTACAACCCAGGGCGCTAATCCAG CAGATGAGTCAGGAGTTCAGTCTAAGGATGCCCCTAGCCCCTCAGGAAACTCTAAGGTCATGGGCAAACCCCCAGTCTCCACAGGAGGAGGACCACAGGAAGTCACCAGTCCCAACCACATTGTTCAACGGCTGCCTGCTTTCCTGGACAACCACAACTATGCCAAGTCTCCAATGCAG GAAGAAGAGGATCTTGCTGCTGGAGTTAGTCGCTCTCGAGCGGCAGGGCCTCCCCAACCCCCATACTCCGACGATGAAGATGACTAtgaggatgatgaggaggaagtAACTGCTTCCGCAGGCACATCCAACAG GTTTAGACGGAAGCCAAGTCTGCGATCGCGACCAGGACGTGTCGGGGCTGGAATGGAGAGCCAGATTGCCCTCACTGTATTGGCTGAGAAACTGAAGAAGGAGGCCCAAAGGAAAGATGCCCTAAATACACCCCTTTCTGTACGCACAGAAGGGCGCACAGGAGGCATTTGCATTACATCTGCTTCACAGCCTTCCCCCACACCCAGCAACGAAAGCACTGACACAGCCTCTGAGATTGGCAGTGCCTTCAACTCCCCGCTGCGCTCACCCGCACGCTCCCAGGCTGCCACACGCCCATCCAGTCCAGTTGCATCCCATCTGTCTCGTGTGCTGTTCGGAGAAGATGAAATGCTGAGGCTAGACTCCAGACATAACCGCGCTGTAAGAGAACTGGGTCCCTCTGTCAGCGCAGCTTTGTTACACCTGCAGGAGGATGGAGTCATCTATGCTCTCGCTCCATCTG ATTTGGCTGCTGATGGCACAAAGCGGCCTTGCACTCCAGAAAAgatgaaagaaaaagggaaagcCGACCCCCCATCAGTAGAGAAGGAACGAGTAAAAGAGGGAAAGGAGGGACCGTCTGTGGAGGTGAAAGAAGAGGAGAGCAAAGATGGAGGAGAGGGGAGCAAGGAAAAGCCCAACACTCTGGAAACTGCTGCAGACAACAAGCCCCCTGGGGATAAGTACTCTCCCAAG GAGCTGCTCGCACTACTTAAGTGTGTGGAGGCCGACATTGCCAATTATGAGGTGTACCTAAAGGAGGAAgtagaaaagagaaagaaatacaAA ATTGATGATCAGAGGAGGACCCATAATTACGATGAGTTCATCTGCACCTTTATATCAATGCTGGCCCAAGAAG